The Bacteroidota bacterium DNA segment TACTCAAGAATAAGCTGGCTCAGCGAGAAGCTGAGTTGGCAATCATCAGCAGTGTAAGTGAAGCGATTTCGCAACAATTAGATATTTCAAGTATTACCAAAATTATTGGCGATAAAGTAAGAGAAATTTTCAAGTCGGAAGTAACAGAAATATTATTGTTGGAAAAGGAAACCAACACTATCCATATTCCTTATTCTTATTATCGTGATTATCAAAATGCAGAATCATTTTCGATTGGTGAAGGTCTTACATCTAAAATTATCAAATCACGCAAACCTCTTGTTTTAGGTTCGTTCGCAGAACAGGAAAAATTAGGCGTTATTGCACAAACTGAAGAAGAAAAAACAGAAACCTATATCGGCGTTCCTATTATCATTGGGGAAAATGTGTTGGGTGTTGTTAGTATTCAAAGTTATAATCAAAATGATTTTGATACTGATAAAGTACAACTCCTTTCCATTCTTTCCACCAATATGGGAACAGCCATTCAAAATGCACGACTTTTTGAAGAAACCTCCAGACTTTTAACTGAAACGGAACAACGCTCTGCTGAATTAGCAATCATCAATAGTGTGGGTGAAGCGATGTCAAAAGAATTAGATGTAAGTACTGTTACAAAAATTGTTGGTGATAAAGTAAAAGAAATATTTAAGGCGGAAGTAACTGAAATTCTATTATTGAATGAAGGCTCATCAATGATAAGTGTTCCTTACTCCTTTTATGGCGGTTATGAAACAGTGGAACCATTTGAGTTAGGTACAGGATTAACATCAAAGGTTATTCACTCACGCAAACCTTTATTATTAGGTGATTATATAGAACAACAACAACAGGGTGCTATAATAGATACCAATATTGGCGATGCAGATATTACTGAAACGTATCTCGGAATTCCTATCCTGTTTAATAATAATATATTAGGTGTGGTAAGTATTCAGAGTTATAAACGCAATGCCTATTCCGATACAGATGTGCGATTGCTGACTACGCTTTCTGCGAATATGGGCATTGCTCTGCAAAATGCCCGATTATTTGTTGAAGCAAAATCATTATTGGAAGAATCGAAACAACGTGCAATTGAACTTGGAATAATAAATAGTGTGGGCGAAGGACTTGCAAAGCAATTAGATTTTCAAAGCATTGTTGATTTGGTTGGTGAAAAAATTCGAGAAGTATTTAATGCACAAATAGTTTCTATTTCCACTTATGACAATTCCAATTCTGAATTTGTGCATCACAGATATGTAGTTGAAAAAAATAACAGATTTTATTTTGATAAGCCAAGTCCGATTGATATTGACAGAAAAGAAATTATCGAAAAAAGGATAACACTCATTTTTGGAACAAGTGAAGAAATTATTGCACATAGTGGAGAAGGAATATTGGATGGAGAGATGCCCCAATCATTTATGGGCGTTCCTATTGTTCATAATAATGTTGCTACGGGAGTAATTACAGTTCAAGACCTGGATCAAAAGAAGCTCTATTCTGAAAAGGATGGACAACTTCTGCTCACACTTGCATCAAATATGGGAGTTGCATTAGAAAATGCAAGGTTATTTGAAGAAACTTCTCGTCTGTTAAACGAAACACAACAACGCAATGCAGAACTTGCAATTTTAAATGGCATTCAGGAAGGTCTGGTAGAAGAATTAAATTTCAATTCAATCATAAATTTGGTCGGTGATAAATTTAGAGAAGCACTCAAACTAAAAGATATCGGAATACGAATTTATGATAAAGAAAAAAACACTTTACACTTTCCATATGAATACGAACATGGAGAACGATTAGAAATTCCTTCCGGTGATCCAACTCCATATTCTAAGTATGTTATAGATACAGGAAAGGTTTTGATACTTAATAAAAATACCGAAGAGGAAGCAGCAAAACTTGGTATTAGCGGTTCCATTACCATTCCAGGTACAGATAAAAGCAAATCATTGATAATGGTGCCGATTATTGTTGGCAATGAAACTAAAGGATTGATTCGTGTAGAGAATTATCTGCAAGAAGATGCATTCAGCGAATCAGAAGTACGCCTATTAACTACTGTTTCAAATACAATGAGTATGGCTCTGGAAAATGCGAGATTATTTGATGAAAGTAAAAAGAGAGCTGCAGAATTAGGTTCGGTAAATAGTATTAGCCAGGCAATTGCCGGGCATCTCGAAATTGATAAACTCATTTATTTAGTTGGCGAAAAAGTGCGGACATTATTTAATGCAGATATCGTCTATCT contains these protein-coding regions:
- a CDS encoding GAF domain-containing protein is translated as MQSGNEANSNEIDLLKNKLAQREAELAIISSVSEAISQQLDISSITKIIGDKVREIFKSEVTEILLLEKETNTIHIPYSYYRDYQNAESFSIGEGLTSKIIKSRKPLVLGSFAEQEKLGVIAQTEEEKTETYIGVPIIIGENVLGVVSIQSYNQNDFDTDKVQLLSILSTNMGTAIQNARLFEETSRLLTETEQRSAELAIINSVGEAMSKELDVSTVTKIVGDKVKEIFKAEVTEILLLNEGSSMISVPYSFYGGYETVEPFELGTGLTSKVIHSRKPLLLGDYIEQQQQGAIIDTNIGDADITETYLGIPILFNNNILGVVSIQSYKRNAYSDTDVRLLTTLSANMGIALQNARLFVEAKSLLEESKQRAIELGIINSVGEGLAKQLDFQSIVDLVGEKIREVFNAQIVSISTYDNSNSEFVHHRYVVEKNNRFYFDKPSPIDIDRKEIIEKRITLIFGTSEEIIAHSGEGILDGEMPQSFMGVPIVHNNVATGVITVQDLDQKKLYSEKDGQLLLTLASNMGVALENARLFEETSRLLNETQQRNAELAILNGIQEGLVEELNFNSIINLVGDKFREALKLKDIGIRIYDKEKNTLHFPYEYEHGERLEIPSGDPTPYSKYVIDTGKVLILNKNTEEEAAKLGISGSITIPGTDKSKSLIMVPIIVGNETKGLIRVENYLQEDAFSESEVRLLTTVSNTMSMALENARLFDESKKRAAELGSVNSISQAIAGHLEIDKLIYLVGEKVRTLFNADIVYLALLDKENSIINFPYGYGDEYPPLPLGEGLTSQIFLKKKPLLLNNEVGKKTQELGVERIGTKASSYLGVPIFVGEEIIGVLSVQGTEKENIFNMDDMRLLSTIAAHVGIAINNANSYKKLNSTLADLQATQNQLIQSEKMASLGELTAGIAHEIQNPLNFVNNFSEVNAELIDELNEEADKGNLSEVKAIAKDIKENEQKINHHGKRADAIVKGMLQHSRSSSATKEPTDINKLADEYLRLAYHGLRAKDKSFNANMKTDFDLTLEKINVIPQDFGRVILNLITNAFYVVTEKKKLNGEGYEPMVTVSTKKTSGKIIVSVTDNGNGIPQTILDKIFQPFFTTKPTGQGTGLGLSLSYDIITKGHGGELKVETKENVGTTFTIQLPTT